GGGGGATGTTTTCACCGTGACCATTCTCGGAGAAGCCCAGAGATCCTGGACGATACCGGTCACGCCGGAGGGGACCGTAATCATCCCACCGGTCGGGGCGATCTCCGTGGCTCCTCTGACCCTGCTTGAGGCCAAACAACGGGTAAGTGAAGAACTTCTAAGCTATTACCGGAATGTAGAAATCCAGTTTGTTCTCACCCAACTCCGTCGCTTCGAGGTCCACGTGCTCGGCCAGGTCGAGAATCCCGGCACCTACATCGTAACCGCGCTGACGCGCGTCTCCTCCGCCATCGAGATGGCGGGCGGATTCCTGGAAGAAGGGTCGCGCCGGAGCCTGACGATCCGCGGTTTGGACGGGGAGACGGAGTATGCCGACGTCCTCCGTTTCGAAATGCTCGGTGAGAGAGAGTGGAATCCATTCGTCTCCGACGGCGATATCGTCTACGTCCCCGTGAAGCTGCGGGAGGCGAGCGTCCACGGCGGCGTCGCCCTTCCGGGGCGCTACGAGATCGTCGAAGGAGAGAAGATCATGGACTTCATCCGGATCGCCGGAGGATTCACGGACGATGCGATCCGGGATTCGGTGGAGATCCGCCGTTTTCTAGTCGACGAGCCGTCCCGAACGCGCCGCTTCTTCGTCGATCTCTCGGTCGATCCTCCGCGGAGCGACGAACCGGATCTTCTTATTCGCGCGGGGGACGAGATTTTCGTACGGGGGATCCCGCAGTGGCATCTGCAGCGGGCGGTGACCGTGACGGGCGAGGTGCTGTTTCCGGGCGTCTACGCGATCGATGAGGGGCGGGAACGTCTGAGCGAGTTGATCACGCGCGCGGGCGGCTTCACGGAAGACGCCGACTTGATCGAAGCGAGCGTGACACGCCGCTCTTTCCGCAGCGAGGCGGAGGATCGCGAGTTCGAGCGTCTCCGCACCATGCCGGTCGCCGACATGTCCGAGGACGAGTACGCCTACTTCAAGATGCGTTCCCGGGAGAAGAAGGAAGAGGTGGTGGTCGACTTCGTTTCCCTTTTCCGGGAGAACGACGCGGAAGAAGACATTCTTCTCCGTCGAGGGGATGTAGTCACCGTGCCCCAGATGAGCAAGACGATCACGGTGAGCGGGCAGATCGTCAATCCGGGTCGTCTTCCCTTCACCGAGGGAGAGGACTACCGCTACTACATCGAGCGGGCCGGCGGCTACGCGCGACGGGCATCGAAGGGGAAAATACGCATCATCAAGGGTTCGACGGGAATCTGGTTCAACCGGGGAGAAACCGATCTCGAGCCGGGCGACACGATCTGGATCCCGGAAAAACCGGACCGGGATTACTGGGCTCTCTTCAAGGATTTCATGACCGTCGCCGCCCAGGTCGCCACGGTCTACATCGTCGTCGACCAGGCCACGAAATGATCCGCCGCTAGTTACAACGAACCGTCTCGAAAAGAAACGCCTCCAGTCGCTCCACGATTCGGTCCCAACCGAATTTCTTCTCCACCAATTCCCTGCCCGCACGGGCGATCCGCGCCGCCCTCTCCCGATCGCGGATCAACAAGATGATCCCGGCCGCGATCGCCTCTTCGCCGTCCGCTTCGAGGAGATGCTCGCCGGAGACGTACGGGATTCCCTCGGCGCCGAGGGTCGTGCTCACGACGGGCCTCTCGTTCGCCATCGCTTCCAAGATTTTCAGGCGCACTCCTCCGCCGACCCGAAGGGGAACCGCGAAGATCGCCGCGCCTTGTATCGTCGTCGCCGCGTCCTCGATATGCCCGAGGACGCGGATTCCACGTCCCGGATCGTGCAAGGGCGCGATCGCACTGTCCGGGTCCTCGCCTGCGAGCCGGAGTTCGGCGTCCGGGGCGGCGCGGCGGATCCTCGGAAAGATCTCTTGCGCGAGCCATCGAGCAGCTTGCCGATTCGGCTCCCACCGGTAATTCCCGAGGAAGATCACGGTGTCCGGACGCTCGGGGGGAGGGATCCTCTCGCCCGGCCGGACGGGCGCGCCGGGCGGTAGCACGCTGATCCGCGCCTCGGGTGACAGTTCCAGCAGCCCCTCCCGGTCGCGCCCGGAAAGGACGAGGACGCGGTCCGCTGCGGCGGCCGCCTCCTTCTCGGCTCGCCGAACGCGCGCCAGTTCGATGAGTCCCGCAGCGCGTACGAATGGGGAACGTCCCGACAGATAACGCCGGAAGAGCAGGCTCTCGAAGTTGTGGTTCACCAAAACCACCGGCGTCTTCCGCGCGGATTCTCGGATCAACGGAATCAGATAGGCGGTAAAGAGCGTGTCGAGAAGGACCACGTCGAAATGATCCCCTTCGAGCAAGCGGGCCGTCTCCCGAGCGACGGCGGGGAGCGTGTGACGCGTGACGCGATACGAGAGACTACTCTTCAGGATGCGTCCGACGATCCGGCCCCTCGATGGAGCCGCGCAAGAAACGGAACGAACCTCCACGGATCCCGAAAGGCTCCGGAGCGCCTCTTCGTCGCTTTCCCGGCGAATGGGCGCGATCAGCGTCAAGGCGTGGCCGCGGCGGGCGAGCCCGGTGGCGTGGTGATAAGGGACGAGCTTTCCCCCCGAATCGGGGGGAACGGGCGCGTAGGGAACCGTATGAAGGATCCGGAGCTTCTCCTGCGAATCCCCCATGGGATCTCCCCGCCCCTACGCCCCGAGCTTCTTCGCCACGGCGTCGCGCACGGCTTTCGAGGCGGCCCGGGCGCGTTCGAGAATCTCGTCGGCGCGGCGGCGGATGTCGTCGACGAAGGCCGGGTCGTCCAGGTCCGCCAGGTTGATGATCACGTTGAACCAGGCGCCCTCGGCGGCCCCTTCGGCGCAGATCGCAGCCACCGCCGCGTCGGAGGCGCTCGCCGGATTCCCTTTTTCCGCGGCGCGGCCGGCGAGATCGATCACCTTCTCCGTCGCGGCGAGGGTATCGAAGGGGACCGTGACGGCCTTCTTCATCGCCTCCAGAACCGCCGCGTCGCGCGCGGCGATCTCCTCGTCGGTCTTCTTGGGTAGGCGGCGCGCGTCGAGCACCGCGCCGAAAGCGTCGGTGTCCCGGTCGATGGCGTGCAGGAAGAAGTCCTTCAGAGGCTGCGCCTCGGCGGCGAGATCGGCCATCTCGTCCCAGACGTCCTCCATCCCCTTCTTCCGCACCGTCAGGTTCGCCACCATGCCGGCCAGGGCGGCGCCCATCGATCCGCACACCGCCGCCACGCTCCCGCCGCCCGGCGCGGGGGACTCGGTGGAGACCTCGTCGGAGAAATCGCACACCCGCATCGACGCGAGCGGCCCCATCCTTTCACCGACGCGGTACTCGATCACTTTCTCTTCGGGCTTAAAGGGATAAAGATCGCCCAGGCCGAGGGACTGCGCCGCCGTCTCGATGAGAAGCGATTCGGGGACGCCGTGGGAGCGCCCCTGCTTTTTGAGGTAATGGACGCCCGCGCGCAGGAGCGCCTCCTTGGGGATCAGCCCGACCAACTCGCTGCCGGTGACGCGCATCCCCCGCTCCGTCGCCTGCTTGCACACTTCGTCGAAGACCTCGTGCACCGGCGACACGTCGAAGTCCGTGAAATTGATCGAGATCTGGGCGCGCTTGTACTCCTCGATCACCCAGCCCACCGCCTTGATGCTCTTGAAAAGACCGGGCGTCTTGACCGCCTTGCCGCTCTTGTCGCGAACGATCTTCCCCTCGTCGTCCCGTTTCGACCGCCCCGCCTCGCGGATGTTGAGGGCGATGTCGTGGGCGAGTTTGCGGTCCAGCGTGTTCAGGTTGATGTTGTAGGCGATGAGGAATTTGCGCGCGCTGATCGCCGTCGCGCCGGCGCCGGGATTGAAGGTCGCGGGGCCGTAGTCCGGCTTCCTCTCCGGCTTCTTGATGTTCTCGGCGAGCCCTTCGTATTCGCCCTGCCGGACGTAGGCGAGGTTCTTCCTCTCCGGCGTGGTGGCGGCGAATTCGTACAGGTAGACCGGAATGCCCAGCTCGTCACCGACCCGCTTGCCGAGACGGTTGGCGAGTTCCACGCAGTCGTCCATGCTGACGCCGGAGACGGGGACGAAGGGGCAGACGTCGGTGGCGCCCATCCGGGCGTGCGCCCCGTGATGGTGTCGCATGTCGATCAGTTCCGCCGCCTTCCGGATCAGCAGGAAGGCCCCCTCCACCACCTGGTCGGGGCTCCCCACGAAAGTGATCACCGTCCGGTTGGTCGCCTGTCCCGGGTCGACGTCGAGCACGGTGACGCCCGACTTCTCCGCCTCGGCCACGACGGCGTCGATCACGGCCCGGTCCCGGCCTTCGCTGATGTTCGGTACGCATTCGACGAGAGCCATATTCCTCTTTCCTCGCTGAAAATCGACGGTTTCGCCCCCGGCGGGGCGTTCGGTTCTTCCGTGAACCCCTATTACAACACAGCGGCGGGCGGCGCTCAACGGCTTCCGGACTCCTGGCGGCGGAGAGAAGGAAATGTGATCCGGACGTTGTCGCCGGGGGCCGTGTTCTGCTAATGTGGTCGTCTACGCCCGAAACAGAAGGAGAGGGGCACCGTGGAGGATCTCCGTAGCGTTCTCAAGCTGGATGAGCACCCGAAGGGGGGAGCGGTCGATCTCTCCGGGGAGCTGGTGGATCGGATCGACGCGGCGGTGGAAGCCGCCCTGGCCGAGGAGGGGGGCGCGGACCGCCTTCTTTCTCTGCTGAACCCCCTCGTGCAGGGGAGGGACGTGGGCGTGTCGGTGCTCTACGCGACCGCCTTCACGCAGGCCCGCTCCGGCGAAACCGAACTCGCCCAACAGATCTTCTCCATCCTCTGCGAGCAGCTCGAACAGAAGGCGAAATGGGAGCCCCTGGGAGCGGTCATGGAGAGGGTGCTCGCCCACGCCGGATCCCCCGAGTTCGCCCGCGTCGCTGCGCGGCTCTGGCGGAAGGGGGGCGGCAGGCACGCCAAGGTGGATCTCCTCCGGAGGGCCTACGGGCTCGATCCGGAGAATCACCTGATTCTCTGGGCCCTCGGCGCTTCCCTGATGGAGGGGGGAGACGCCGAGGGCTCTTTTCTTTTGGCGAAATCCCTTCCCGGGTTCGCCGCCAAAAAGGACGTGGAGAGGGTGGAGGAGGGGGTTCTGGCGATCCTGGAGCGCCCGGAACGCCGCCATTTGGTTCTCGTCACGGAGGCGCTCGACCGCCTGATCCGTGAGGGGGAGGGAGAAACGGCGGTCACCCTTCTGGAGCTGGCCCAGGATGCCCTTATCGGGCAGGGGCTCGCCGGAGATGTCTGGACGATTCTCCGCCGGGCGCTGGAGAAATCCACGGAGAAGGAGGCTTTCCGCGGCGTCGCCCGGACGATGGGGATCGCCGCCCACGGCGCGATCCGCAAACCGGAGCGTCTTTTCGATCGCGCCGGGATCGCCGAGAAGAGCGTTCCCGTCGAAGATGCGCTCGTCGCGCTCGACAGGCTCCTCGAGCTGCCGCCGGGGCGCCACGTGCTTCACGGGAGCTGGGGAGTCGGCGAGATCATCGACAACGACGGCGAGCGGCTGCAGATCCGCTTCGAGAAAGAGGGGGAGAGAAGCATGAGCGTCTCTCTCGCCAAAACGGCGCTTTACCTCCTCAACCCGCAGGACCTGCGCGCCAAGGTGTACGTGGACCGGCCGGGGATGCTGTCCGCGCTCCGGGGGGACCAGGCGGAGTTTCTCTTCCACGTGATGCAGCACCTCGGTGGCGAAGCGGGGGTGGACGACGTCCGTAAGTTGTTGGTGCGACTCGAGCTGCTCGAGCCGACCGGTTGGTCCGAGTGGTGGAAACAGGCGCGGCGCGGCGCGGAAAAGGACGAACGATTCGATCTCTCCCAGCTCTTCCGCAAGGTGATCCGCCTTCACAAGGAGGGGGAGCGGACGTCGCCGCTTCCCGAGGTGGACCTGAAGTCCAAGCTCCGCCGCGGCATTGATTTGCTCGTCAAGTTTTTGGAGCAGCACCCGGAGGACGCCGGCGAGGTGGTCCGCCGTTACGGCGAGGAACTGCGCGTCCGGTCGGCGGAGAAGGATCGCCCCCCCACGGAGCGGGTGCAGGCGCTTCTCCTGCTGCGCCGCGCCGGCGACACGGGCGAGAACGGGTTCCAGGAGGCGATCCTCGAGTTCGCCAAGGCGCCCGACCTGACCCGCTTCGGCACGGAACAGCAGAAGGACCTTCTCGAGATGGCGCCGCCGGAGGTGCGGGAGACCGCCGCCTTCATCCTTCTCGATTCGCGCGTCCAGTCGATTAGGCGCGAGGCGTGGCGCATTCTCTCCGAAGGGGAGGGGAGCGGCCGGGAGAAGAACATCTGGGCCGTGATCGGCGGCAGCCCGCAGCGCGGCTACGCCGTCTTCCACATCGTGCGGGAACTGACCGGCGAGCCGACGGTTTCGCAGTGGGCGCTCATGGACGCGCTGGTCCACCTGATCGAGAATCCGGAGAAGGACGTCCTCCGGCGGAACGCCCTCGATTTCCTGGAGACGGAGAAGTTCCGCGCCGCGCTCGCCGCCGCTCCGGCGACCGACGAGGAGGCGAGTTCCCTCCGGAATCAGCTCCTGCATTGGCGCCACTCCGAGCGCTTTCTCTTCCCCATCGTGGAGGCGTTGAAGGGGACTCCTCTCGGCGGGGTCGCCGAGGAGGTGGAAGCGCAGCGCCAGTCGATGCACGCCACGCGCGAGGATGGGATCTACGACCGGTTCGGCGGCCGGGTGCTCATGACCCGCGCCACTCTCATCCGTCTTCGCAAGGAGGTGGAAGAGCTGGACTGGGATTTGAAGACCACCATCCCACAGGAAATCCGGAAGGCTCGGGAGCTGGGCGATCTTCGGGAGAACGCCGAGTACGACGCGGCGAAGAAGAAGCAGGCGGACGCCACGCAGCGGCTCGAAGAACTGTACCATCGGGTCCGTCTCGCCCAGCCGATCGAGGAGATCGAGATTCTCGAGGACCAGATCGGACCCGGCACGGAGGTGGATCTGCGCGGTTCCGGCGGTGATCTCCGAACCTACTGGGTGTTGGGAGAGGGGGACCGCACGTTCGGCGATAACGTGATCAGCTATCGCGCCCCCCTGGGCGAGAAGCTGCTCGGTAAACGCGTCGGCGAGGATGTGGAGCTGATCGACGAGGAGCGCTTCCGGGTCGACGCGATCCGGGTCCGTCTTCCGGAGGCGGGCGAAGGGGACTAGAGGACCGCGCCGGCCCCGCCGCGCCTCCGGCGGCGCGGTCGTTTCCACGGATTCTTTCCCCATTGTCCGCGCGTCTCGCTCCTCGCGCCGCGGTCTTCCCCTTCTCCGCGCCGCTTCCCGTGGGCTTTCCCCGCGACACCGTGAGAGGATGAGGTCATGTTCGCGGACGGACCTTTTTGGATCGATCGAAAGGACGCGCCGTCGCGCGAGGAGATTCGCTTCGTCCTCATCGGCACCACCGAGCCGGGGAACATCGGCGCTTCGGCGCGGGCGATCAAGGCGATGGGTTTCGGGCGGCTCGTGCTCGTCTCGCCGCCGGAGGGATGGCGCACGCCCCACGCCGAGGCGATGGCCCACGGCGCCGAGGAGATCCTCGACGGGGCGGAGACCCACGGCACGGTGGAGGAGGCGACCGCCGGCTGCGCATGGGTTGTGGGAACCACGCGCCGCACCCGGCGCCACCATGCCGAAATCGTCACTCCGCGGGAGTGGAGCGGGCGGCTCGCCTCCATTCCCGGCGACGAAAGGGTGGCGATCCTCTTCGGTCCCGAGAAGACGGGGCTCAGCAACGAGGACGTGCTCCGCTGCCGCCTGATCATCACCGTGCCGACGCCGATGGAGCACCCCTCGCTCAACCTCGCCCAGGCGGTCATGCTCCTCGCCTACGAAACGGCCCTCGCCCTCAGGGAGCCGGCGGAGAGCGTCGCCCGTCCGAAGCCCGCCACCGCTGAGGAGTTGGAGAGGCTGTACGAGACCATGGACCACGCGCTCCGGGTCAACGAATTCGAAGAGAAGCGTCGCGTCGCGCTGGTTCGCCATCTCCGTCTGATCCTCCACCGCGCCCAGCTCAGCGCCGAGGAGACGCAGACCTTCTTCACCCTCGCTTCGCGAATCCGCGGGCCCCGTCCGAGGGGAGAGCGGCGGGAGTAAACCGCTTTCGATCGACCGCCGGCAAAAGATTCATGGATAAAAAAAGGGGGGGACCGGTGTCCTCCCCCGATTTCTTTTTCGGCCGAAGCGGTTCCGCTCGGTCTCGCCTACCGGGTGCGGCCCAGAAGACGCCAGCCCGCCGGGAGGGCGAGCGCGGCGAGGACGATCTTCAGGATGTCGCCGGCGAGGAAGGGGACCAGGCCGGCGGCGGCGGCGCGCGCGACGCCGGTGAAGAGGGAGAGCCAGGCGACGCCGCCGAGAAGAATGACCGCGTTTCCGGCGATCATGGCGAGAGCGGCCGTCGGGAAGCGGCGATCCCAGCCTCGCTCGCAGAGAGAGCCGACGATCCAGGCGGCGGGAACGAACGCGATCAGATAGCCGCCGGTGGGGCCGAAGAGGCGGGCCGCGCCGCCGCTCCAGCCGGAGAAGACCGGAAGGCCGGCCGCCCCTTCGATCAGATACGCGATCATGGTCGCCGCGCCGAGGCGCCCGCCGAGAAGGGCCGCGACCAGAAGGACGGCGAAAGTCTGGCCGGTCAGGGGAACCGGGACGAAGGGGATCGCGATCTGCGCCGAAAGGGCGATCAGCAGCGTCCCCCCGAGGACCGCCGCCCCGCGCGCGAGAAGCCCCCGCCGGGGAAGAACGAGATCCGCAAGTGTAAGAACCGCTTGCCGTTGCATTTTCTTCTCCTCGAAACCGGGCCGTAGCCCGGCGGTTCGGTTTTCCGCGAAAACCGCCCCCTTCCGGAGGCGCGGACCTCCTGTATACCACAGAACGGCCCATCACTCATCCGTAAACTGAAGAGGCGTACGGGACCGTTGCCTGGAAAAGGAGGGCGGGGGATTCTTTCCCCCGCCCGCGAGGTTCGTCCACGACCGAACGGCCCGCCTATCGAAGAAGGGTGACCTTGCGGGAGAGGCAACCCCGGTCGGTACGGAGGTTCACGAAGTAAACCCCCGGCGCGAGACGGCGGCAGAGATCGTCGGAGCCGTCCCAGGTGAAATAGTGGGCGCCACTTCCCTGCGCCTCCCAGCCGTGCGAGAAGACGACTCGCCCCGCGGCGTTGTACACGCGGATCTCACAAGGCGAGGGGGTGGGGAGGTAATAACGGATCACCGTGGAGCTCCGGAAGGGGTTGGGCACGTTCGGATCGAGCCTCGGATTGGCGGCGGGTCGCGTCTTCGGTCCATCGACGGAGGTGAGCGTCTCCAGGATCTCGGAGATCGGCGTCCCCGTTTCGAAGGGGTTCTCGAAGCCCATCATTTGTCTCAGCGTGGGGGCCACGTCGCGAATCGAGTAAGTCCCCGAGGCGACAGTCCCCCGGAGCACGCCGGGGCCGATGAACATCGCCCAGATCTCGCGGCAACCGGCGCAGTTAGGGGCGCAGCCGCTGCTGTCCGGGAGCCAGCCGTGGCCGTGGTTGTGAAAACCGTAGCTTATGTCGTCCAGGTGCCTGCCGTGATCGGTCGCCACGATGAGGACCGTCCGGTTTCGGTAGCGCGGGTGCCCCTGCAGGAAGGGCCAGAGTTCCTCGATGACGAGCCGCTCCGCTTCCCGGTAGATCTCCTCGGCCCGCGTCCAATAGCAAAGGGTGTCAAAATCGCAGGCGTATAAGCCGGGCATGTGGCTCATCATGTCGTACTCGGAGAGATTGATCCCCATCCAGACCACATCCGCCGTGTCGAGGTGTTCGATGGAACGGTGGAGGATGAGCGAGTCGGGACCCTGGTACCACATCAGCCCCTCCAGTTCGGGGGGCGGATCGGACCGGGCGATCAGCGTGCACGGTTCGAAGGGTTGCCCGTAGTCCGGGTGGGCGGAGTGCATGTTCTGATTGAAAAGATGAATCTTGCCGGA
This portion of the Candidatus Eisenbacteria bacterium genome encodes:
- a CDS encoding SLBB domain-containing protein; this encodes MTILGEAQRSWTIPVTPEGTVIIPPVGAISVAPLTLLEAKQRVSEELLSYYRNVEIQFVLTQLRRFEVHVLGQVENPGTYIVTALTRVSSAIEMAGGFLEEGSRRSLTIRGLDGETEYADVLRFEMLGEREWNPFVSDGDIVYVPVKLREASVHGGVALPGRYEIVEGEKIMDFIRIAGGFTDDAIRDSVEIRRFLVDEPSRTRRFFVDLSVDPPRSDEPDLLIRAGDEIFVRGIPQWHLQRAVTVTGEVLFPGVYAIDEGRERLSELITRAGGFTEDADLIEASVTRRSFRSEAEDREFERLRTMPVADMSEDEYAYFKMRSREKKEEVVVDFVSLFRENDAEEDILLRRGDVVTVPQMSKTITVSGQIVNPGRLPFTEGEDYRYYIERAGGYARRASKGKIRIIKGSTGIWFNRGETDLEPGDTIWIPEKPDRDYWALFKDFMTVAAQVATVYIVVDQATK
- a CDS encoding glycosyltransferase, translating into MGDSQEKLRILHTVPYAPVPPDSGGKLVPYHHATGLARRGHALTLIAPIRRESDEEALRSLSGSVEVRSVSCAAPSRGRIVGRILKSSLSYRVTRHTLPAVARETARLLEGDHFDVVLLDTLFTAYLIPLIRESARKTPVVLVNHNFESLLFRRYLSGRSPFVRAAGLIELARVRRAEKEAAAAADRVLVLSGRDREGLLELSPEARISVLPPGAPVRPGERIPPPERPDTVIFLGNYRWEPNRQAARWLAQEIFPRIRRAAPDAELRLAGEDPDSAIAPLHDPGRGIRVLGHIEDAATTIQGAAIFAVPLRVGGGVRLKILEAMANERPVVSTTLGAEGIPYVSGEHLLEADGEEAIAAGIILLIRDRERAARIARAGRELVEKKFGWDRIVERLEAFLFETVRCN
- the ftcD gene encoding glutamate formimidoyltransferase; this translates as MALVECVPNISEGRDRAVIDAVVAEAEKSGVTVLDVDPGQATNRTVITFVGSPDQVVEGAFLLIRKAAELIDMRHHHGAHARMGATDVCPFVPVSGVSMDDCVELANRLGKRVGDELGIPVYLYEFAATTPERKNLAYVRQGEYEGLAENIKKPERKPDYGPATFNPGAGATAISARKFLIAYNINLNTLDRKLAHDIALNIREAGRSKRDDEGKIVRDKSGKAVKTPGLFKSIKAVGWVIEEYKRAQISINFTDFDVSPVHEVFDEVCKQATERGMRVTGSELVGLIPKEALLRAGVHYLKKQGRSHGVPESLLIETAAQSLGLGDLYPFKPEEKVIEYRVGERMGPLASMRVCDFSDEVSTESPAPGGGSVAAVCGSMGAALAGMVANLTVRKKGMEDVWDEMADLAAEAQPLKDFFLHAIDRDTDAFGAVLDARRLPKKTDEEIAARDAAVLEAMKKAVTVPFDTLAATEKVIDLAGRAAEKGNPASASDAAVAAICAEGAAEGAWFNVIINLADLDDPAFVDDIRRRADEILERARAASKAVRDAVAKKLGA
- a CDS encoding GreA/GreB family elongation factor: MEDLRSVLKLDEHPKGGAVDLSGELVDRIDAAVEAALAEEGGADRLLSLLNPLVQGRDVGVSVLYATAFTQARSGETELAQQIFSILCEQLEQKAKWEPLGAVMERVLAHAGSPEFARVAARLWRKGGGRHAKVDLLRRAYGLDPENHLILWALGASLMEGGDAEGSFLLAKSLPGFAAKKDVERVEEGVLAILERPERRHLVLVTEALDRLIREGEGETAVTLLELAQDALIGQGLAGDVWTILRRALEKSTEKEAFRGVARTMGIAAHGAIRKPERLFDRAGIAEKSVPVEDALVALDRLLELPPGRHVLHGSWGVGEIIDNDGERLQIRFEKEGERSMSVSLAKTALYLLNPQDLRAKVYVDRPGMLSALRGDQAEFLFHVMQHLGGEAGVDDVRKLLVRLELLEPTGWSEWWKQARRGAEKDERFDLSQLFRKVIRLHKEGERTSPLPEVDLKSKLRRGIDLLVKFLEQHPEDAGEVVRRYGEELRVRSAEKDRPPTERVQALLLLRRAGDTGENGFQEAILEFAKAPDLTRFGTEQQKDLLEMAPPEVRETAAFILLDSRVQSIRREAWRILSEGEGSGREKNIWAVIGGSPQRGYAVFHIVRELTGEPTVSQWALMDALVHLIENPEKDVLRRNALDFLETEKFRAALAAAPATDEEASSLRNQLLHWRHSERFLFPIVEALKGTPLGGVAEEVEAQRQSMHATREDGIYDRFGGRVLMTRATLIRLRKEVEELDWDLKTTIPQEIRKARELGDLRENAEYDAAKKKQADATQRLEELYHRVRLAQPIEEIEILEDQIGPGTEVDLRGSGGDLRTYWVLGEGDRTFGDNVISYRAPLGEKLLGKRVGEDVELIDEERFRVDAIRVRLPEAGEGD
- a CDS encoding RNA methyltransferase is translated as MFADGPFWIDRKDAPSREEIRFVLIGTTEPGNIGASARAIKAMGFGRLVLVSPPEGWRTPHAEAMAHGAEEILDGAETHGTVEEATAGCAWVVGTTRRTRRHHAEIVTPREWSGRLASIPGDERVAILFGPEKTGLSNEDVLRCRLIITVPTPMEHPSLNLAQAVMLLAYETALALREPAESVARPKPATAEELERLYETMDHALRVNEFEEKRRVALVRHLRLILHRAQLSAEETQTFFTLASRIRGPRPRGERRE
- a CDS encoding biotin transporter BioY, which produces MQRQAVLTLADLVLPRRGLLARGAAVLGGTLLIALSAQIAIPFVPVPLTGQTFAVLLVAALLGGRLGAATMIAYLIEGAAGLPVFSGWSGGAARLFGPTGGYLIAFVPAAWIVGSLCERGWDRRFPTAALAMIAGNAVILLGGVAWLSLFTGVARAAAAGLVPFLAGDILKIVLAALALPAGWRLLGRTR
- a CDS encoding T9SS type A sorting domain-containing protein, producing the protein MSVSRRSPARLPGALAPLCLLFAVMTNPATAYSPPPVEPESLRAVVVTIDGIRDQEFHQWNGRLIDWIDSLGAYVPDLVNLTIGFTDPNHAILWGSGEPNQCRNGEGHPQDPMHFELIRKQRGLPRSATAFSSGKIHLFNQNMHSAHPDYGQPFEPCTLIARSDPPPELEGLMWYQGPDSLILHRSIEHLDTADVVWMGINLSEYDMMSHMPGLYACDFDTLCYWTRAEEIYREAERLVIEELWPFLQGHPRYRNRTVLIVATDHGRHLDDISYGFHNHGHGWLPDSSGCAPNCAGCREIWAMFIGPGVLRGTVASGTYSIRDVAPTLRQMMGFENPFETGTPISEILETLTSVDGPKTRPAANPRLDPNVPNPFRSSTVIRYYLPTPSPCEIRVYNAAGRVVFSHGWEAQGSGAHYFTWDGSDDLCRRLAPGVYFVNLRTDRGCLSRKVTLLR